A region of Denticeps clupeoides chromosome 19, fDenClu1.1, whole genome shotgun sequence DNA encodes the following proteins:
- the dgkd gene encoding diacylglycerol kinase delta isoform X4, with the protein MAVAVGAEAAARCLEESSDSEPEQEHGSPQKLIRKVSTSGQIRSKTILKEGKLMKQTNSFQRWKRRYFKLRGRTLYYAQTAKSIIFDEVDLTDASVAESSTKNVNNSFTIITPCRRLILCAENRKEMEDWMAALKSVQNRENFESTQYSMDHFSGMHNWYACSHARPTYCNVCREALSGVTSHGLSCEVCKFKAHKRCAVRATNNCKWTTLASIGKDIIEDEDGISMPHQWLEGNLPVSAKCTVCDKTCGSVLRLQDWRCLWCKAMVHTTCKEQLSSKCPLGQCKVSVIPPTALNSIDSDGFWKATCPPSCTSPLLVFVNSKSGDNQGVKFLRRFKQLLNPAQVFDLMNGGPHLGLRLFQKFDTFRILVCGGDGSVGWVLSEIDVLMLHKQCQLGVLPLGTGNDLARVLGWGSACDDDAQLPQILEKLERASTKMLDRWSIMVYETKFPRQHSTSTVTEDCSDDSEVQQILTYEDSVAAHLSKILTSDQHSVVISSAKVLCETVKDFVARVGKAYERNTESSEESEAMAKKCGVLKEKLDSLLKTLNEESQASTVMPPTIPEEVEGVLAPPPTAPSAPCSPRTAAAIFKPREQLMLRANSLKKAIRQIIEHTEKAVDEQNAQTQEVFTLGTGVEEEDEDDLSLQSSYSGNALCSSGRPRQTRRVSKTPCEKLISKGSLSIGSSASLPAQTGSRENMPMLNTKVLYPSLRAGMSGSLSSSSVISRLLVNADPFSVDPENVLDCYTEKCVMNNYFGIGLDAKISLDFNNKRDEHPEKCRSRTKNMMWYGVLGTKELLHRTYKNLEQRVLLECDGRPIPLPSLQGIAVLNIPSYAGGTNFWGGTKEDDTFTAPSFDDKILEVVAVFGSMQMAVSRVINLQHHRIAQCRMVKITILGDEGVPVQVDGEAWIQPPGYIRIMHKNRTQTLTRDRAFENTLKSWEDKQKCEFPRPSAQAQLPLTPEIVSEEEAAQINLFGQAAGALIHSIREIAQSHHTMEQELAHAVNASSKAMDVVYANSNSSEGLNCTVVVQMVSNVKALHSETNLLLSGKMCMLDPPQKEQLTTALGTVAQQLRRLADISWLCNLIEPGDDEGNLTDFSKRSRSAKFRLVPKFKKDKNNKNKEACSTLNLPVHQWGTEEVATWLELNCLTEYKEIFIRHDVRGAELLHLERRDLKDLGVTKVGHMKRILQGIRELNRSSTASEA; encoded by the exons ATCATCACACCGTGCCGGCGCCTTATTCTGTGTGCCGAGAACAGGAAAGAGATGGAGGACTGGATGGCAGCGCTGAAGAGTGTGCAGAACAGGGAGAACTTTGAG TCCACCCAGTACAGCATGGACCATTTCTCCGGGATGCACAACTGGTACGCCTGCTCGCACGCCAGGCCCACCTACTGCAACGTCTGTCGGGAGGCGCTGTCCGGGGTCACGTCCCACGGCCTCTCGTGTGAAG tGTGCAAGTTCAAGGCCCACAAGCGCTGTGCAGTGCGGGCCACCAATAACTGCAAGTGGACCACGCTGGCTTCGATTGGCAAGGACATCATCGAGGATGAGGACGGG ATTTCCATGCCGCACCAGTGGCTGGAGGGGAACCTGCCGGTCAGCGCCAAGTGCACAGTGTGTGACAAGACGTGCGGCAGTGTCCTGCGGCTACAGGACTGGCGCTGCCTGTGGTGTAAAGCCATG GTTCACACGACGTGTAAAGAGCAGCTGTCCTCTAAGTGTCCCCTTGGCCAGTGTAAAGTGTCCGTCATCCCACCCACCGCCCTGAACAGCATAGACTCAGACG GGTTCTGGAAGGCCACCTGTCCCCCCTCGTGCACAAGCCCCCTGCTGGTGTTTGTCAACTCCAAGAGCGGAGACAACCAGGGCGTGAAGTTCCTCCGACGTTTCAAGCAGCTTCTCAACCCGGCGCAGGTGTTCGACCTGATGAACGGTGGCCCACATCTCGG GCTTCGCCTTTTCCAGAAATTCGACACGTTTAGGATTCTGGTGTGCGGTGGGGATGGCAGCGTGGGATGGGTGCTGTCTGAGATCGACGTGCTCATGCTCCATAAACAG TGCCAGCTGGGCGTTCTGCCACTGGGCACAGGGAACGACCTGGCACGTGTGCTGGGATGGGGCTCAGCCTGCGACGATGACGCGCAGCTGCCGCAGATCCTGGAGAAGCTGGAACGGGCCAGCACCAAAATGCTGGACAG GTGGAGCATCATGGTTTACGAGACCAAATTTCCACGGCAGCATTCCACGTCCACGGTGACGGAGGACTGCAGCGACGACTCTGAG GTGCAGCAAATCTTGACCTATGAGGACTCAGTAGCGGCTCATCTGTCCAAGATTCTGACCTCGGATCAGCACTCGGTTGTCATCTCCTCCGCCAA AGTTCTGTGTGAAACGGTGAAGGACTTCGTAGCCAGAGTGGGGAAGGCGTACGAGAGGAACACAGAGAGTTCAGAGGAGTCAGAGGCCATGGCTAAAAAG tgtggAGTTCTGAAGGAAAAACTGGACTCCCTACTGAAGACGCTGAATGAGGAGTCACAGGCCTCCACAGTCATGCCTCCGACCATCCCTGAGGAGGTGGAGGGGGTGCTGGCGCCTCCTCCTACAGCACCCAGCGCCCCTTGCTCGCCCCGCACCGCTGCTGCCATCTTTAAACCCAGAGAGCAGCTCATGCTCCGAGCGAACAGCCTGAAGAAAGCAATCAGGCAGATTATAGAGCACACAGAGAAAG CGGTTGATGAGCAGAATGCCCAGACCCAGGAGGTCTTCACTTTGGGGActggagtggaggaggaggacgaggacgaccTGTCCCTGCAGTCGTCCTACAGCGGCAACGCATTGTGCAGCAGCGGCCGGCCCCGGCAGACGCGTCGAG TCTCTAAAACCCCCTGTGAGAAGCTCATCAGCAAGGGAAGCCTGTCAATAGGCAGTTCCGCATCGCTTCCTGCCCAGACAGGAAGTAGGGAGAACATGCCCATGCTTAACACCAAGGTTCTTTACCCAA GTCTTAGGGCAGGAATGTCCGGCTCCCTTTCCAGTAGCTCCGTCATCAGTAGGCTGCTGGTCAACGCCGACCCCTTCAGCGTTGATCCGGAGAATGTCCT CGACTGTTACACTGAGAAGTGCGTGATGAACAACTACTTTGGGATCGGACTGGATGCCAAAATCTCCCTGGACTTCAACAACAAGCGGGACGAGCACCCTGAAAAGTGCAG GAGTCGCACTAAGAACATGATGTGGTACGGAGTGCTGGGCACAAAGGAGTTGTTGCACCGCACATACAAGAACCTAGAACAGAGGGTGCTGCTGGAG tgTGATGGCCGGCCCATCCCTCTCCCGAGCCTCCAGGGCATCGCTGTGCTCAACATCCCTAGCTACGCTGGCGGAACCAACTTCTGGGGAGGAACCAAAGAGGATGAT ACGTTTACAGCTCCGTCATTTGATGATAAGATCCTAGAAGTCGTGGCCGTGTTTGGCAGCATGCAGATGGCCGTGTCCCGCGTCATCAACCTGCAGCATCACCGCATCGCTCAG TGTCGAATGGTAAAGATCACCATACTGGGGGACGAGGGGGTCCCGGTGCAGGTGGATGGAGAGGCGTGGATCCAGCCACCCGGCTACATCCGTATTATGCACAAGAACCGCACTCAGACTCTGACCAGAGACAGG GCGTTCGAGAACACGCTCAAGTCCTGGGAAGACAAGCAGAAGTGCGAGTTCCCTCGGCCGTCTGCCCAGGCGCAGCTGCCACTGACACCCGAGATTGTGTCAGAGGAAGAGGCGGCTCAGATCAACCTGTTTGGCCAGGCAGCCGGCGCGCTCATACATAG CATCCGTGAAATAGCGCAGTCTCACCACACCATGGAACAGGAACTTGCCCACGCCGTCAACGCCAGCTCCAAAGCCATGGACGTGGTCTACGCCAACTCCAACAGCAGCGAG GGTCTTAACTGCACCGTTGTCGTTCAGATGGTCAGCAACGTCAAGGCGCTTCACAGCGAGACAAACCTGCTGCTTTCTGGAAAGATGTGCATG CTGGATCCTCCTCAGAAGGAGCAGCTGACCACTGCCCTTGGCACGGTGGCACAGCAGCTGCGCCGGCTGGCAGACATCTCCTGGCTGTGCAACCTCATAGAGCCAGGAGACGACGAG GGCAACCTGACAGATTTTTCCAAGCGAAGTCGTAGTGCCAAATTTCGTCTTGTTCCCAAATTCAAGaaggacaaaaacaacaagaacaaggAGGCCTGTTCCACTCTCAACCTGCCAG TGCACCAGTGGGGCACGGAGGAGGTGGCCACCTGGCTCGAGCTCAACTGTCTCACTGAGTACAAGGAGATCTTTATCAGGCACGACGTGCGCGGCGCTGAGCTGCTGCACCTGGAGAGGAGGGACCTGAAG GACCTGGGGGTGACGAAGGTGGGACACATGAAGCGCATCCTGCAGGGTATCAGAGAACTGAATCGGAGCAGCACTGCCAGCGAGGCCTAG
- the dgkd gene encoding diacylglycerol kinase delta isoform X2 — MKQTNSFQRWKRRYFKLRGRTLYYAQTAKSIIFDEVDLTDASVAESSTKNVNNSFTIITPCRRLILCAENRKEMEDWMAALKSVQNRENFESTQYSMDHFSGMHNWYACSHARPTYCNVCREALSGVTSHGLSCEVCKFKAHKRCAVRATNNCKWTTLASIGKDIIEDEDGISMPHQWLEGNLPVSAKCTVCDKTCGSVLRLQDWRCLWCKAMVHTTCKEQLSSKCPLGQCKVSVIPPTALNSIDSDGFWKATCPPSCTSPLLVFVNSKSGDNQGVKFLRRFKQLLNPAQVFDLMNGGPHLGLRLFQKFDTFRILVCGGDGSVGWVLSEIDVLMLHKQCQLGVLPLGTGNDLARVLGWGSACDDDAQLPQILEKLERASTKMLDRWSIMVYETKFPRQHSTSTVTEDCSDDSEVQQILTYEDSVAAHLSKILTSDQHSVVISSAKVLCETVKDFVARVGKAYERNTESSEESEAMAKKCGVLKEKLDSLLKTLNEESQASTVMPPTIPEEVEGVLAPPPTAPSAPCSPRTAAAIFKPREQLMLRANSLKKAIRQIIEHTEKAVDEQNAQTQEVFTLGTGVEEEDEDDLSLQSSYSGNALCSSGRPRQTRRVSKTPCEKLISKGSLSIGSSASLPAQTGSRENMPMLNTKVLYPSLRAGMSGSLSSSSVISRLLVNADPFSVDPENVLDCYTEKCVMNNYFGIGLDAKISLDFNNKRDEHPEKCRSRTKNMMWYGVLGTKELLHRTYKNLEQRVLLECDGRPIPLPSLQGIAVLNIPSYAGGTNFWGGTKEDDTFTAPSFDDKILEVVAVFGSMQMAVSRVINLQHHRIAQCRMVKITILGDEGVPVQVDGEAWIQPPGYIRIMHKNRTQTLTRDRAFENTLKSWEDKQKCEFPRPSAQAQLPLTPEIVSEEEAAQINLFGQAAGALIHSIREIAQSHHTMEQELAHAVNASSKAMDVVYANSNSSEGLNCTVVVQMVSNVKALHSETNLLLSGKMCMQLDPPQKEQLTTALGTVAQQLRRLADISWLCNLIEPGDDEGNLTDFSKRSRSAKFRLVPKFKKDKNNKNKEACSTLNLPVHQWGTEEVATWLELNCLTEYKEIFIRHDVRGAELLHLERRDLKDLGVTKVGHMKRILQGIRELNRSSTASEA; from the exons ATCATCACACCGTGCCGGCGCCTTATTCTGTGTGCCGAGAACAGGAAAGAGATGGAGGACTGGATGGCAGCGCTGAAGAGTGTGCAGAACAGGGAGAACTTTGAG TCCACCCAGTACAGCATGGACCATTTCTCCGGGATGCACAACTGGTACGCCTGCTCGCACGCCAGGCCCACCTACTGCAACGTCTGTCGGGAGGCGCTGTCCGGGGTCACGTCCCACGGCCTCTCGTGTGAAG tGTGCAAGTTCAAGGCCCACAAGCGCTGTGCAGTGCGGGCCACCAATAACTGCAAGTGGACCACGCTGGCTTCGATTGGCAAGGACATCATCGAGGATGAGGACGGG ATTTCCATGCCGCACCAGTGGCTGGAGGGGAACCTGCCGGTCAGCGCCAAGTGCACAGTGTGTGACAAGACGTGCGGCAGTGTCCTGCGGCTACAGGACTGGCGCTGCCTGTGGTGTAAAGCCATG GTTCACACGACGTGTAAAGAGCAGCTGTCCTCTAAGTGTCCCCTTGGCCAGTGTAAAGTGTCCGTCATCCCACCCACCGCCCTGAACAGCATAGACTCAGACG GGTTCTGGAAGGCCACCTGTCCCCCCTCGTGCACAAGCCCCCTGCTGGTGTTTGTCAACTCCAAGAGCGGAGACAACCAGGGCGTGAAGTTCCTCCGACGTTTCAAGCAGCTTCTCAACCCGGCGCAGGTGTTCGACCTGATGAACGGTGGCCCACATCTCGG GCTTCGCCTTTTCCAGAAATTCGACACGTTTAGGATTCTGGTGTGCGGTGGGGATGGCAGCGTGGGATGGGTGCTGTCTGAGATCGACGTGCTCATGCTCCATAAACAG TGCCAGCTGGGCGTTCTGCCACTGGGCACAGGGAACGACCTGGCACGTGTGCTGGGATGGGGCTCAGCCTGCGACGATGACGCGCAGCTGCCGCAGATCCTGGAGAAGCTGGAACGGGCCAGCACCAAAATGCTGGACAG GTGGAGCATCATGGTTTACGAGACCAAATTTCCACGGCAGCATTCCACGTCCACGGTGACGGAGGACTGCAGCGACGACTCTGAG GTGCAGCAAATCTTGACCTATGAGGACTCAGTAGCGGCTCATCTGTCCAAGATTCTGACCTCGGATCAGCACTCGGTTGTCATCTCCTCCGCCAA AGTTCTGTGTGAAACGGTGAAGGACTTCGTAGCCAGAGTGGGGAAGGCGTACGAGAGGAACACAGAGAGTTCAGAGGAGTCAGAGGCCATGGCTAAAAAG tgtggAGTTCTGAAGGAAAAACTGGACTCCCTACTGAAGACGCTGAATGAGGAGTCACAGGCCTCCACAGTCATGCCTCCGACCATCCCTGAGGAGGTGGAGGGGGTGCTGGCGCCTCCTCCTACAGCACCCAGCGCCCCTTGCTCGCCCCGCACCGCTGCTGCCATCTTTAAACCCAGAGAGCAGCTCATGCTCCGAGCGAACAGCCTGAAGAAAGCAATCAGGCAGATTATAGAGCACACAGAGAAAG CGGTTGATGAGCAGAATGCCCAGACCCAGGAGGTCTTCACTTTGGGGActggagtggaggaggaggacgaggacgaccTGTCCCTGCAGTCGTCCTACAGCGGCAACGCATTGTGCAGCAGCGGCCGGCCCCGGCAGACGCGTCGAG TCTCTAAAACCCCCTGTGAGAAGCTCATCAGCAAGGGAAGCCTGTCAATAGGCAGTTCCGCATCGCTTCCTGCCCAGACAGGAAGTAGGGAGAACATGCCCATGCTTAACACCAAGGTTCTTTACCCAA GTCTTAGGGCAGGAATGTCCGGCTCCCTTTCCAGTAGCTCCGTCATCAGTAGGCTGCTGGTCAACGCCGACCCCTTCAGCGTTGATCCGGAGAATGTCCT CGACTGTTACACTGAGAAGTGCGTGATGAACAACTACTTTGGGATCGGACTGGATGCCAAAATCTCCCTGGACTTCAACAACAAGCGGGACGAGCACCCTGAAAAGTGCAG GAGTCGCACTAAGAACATGATGTGGTACGGAGTGCTGGGCACAAAGGAGTTGTTGCACCGCACATACAAGAACCTAGAACAGAGGGTGCTGCTGGAG tgTGATGGCCGGCCCATCCCTCTCCCGAGCCTCCAGGGCATCGCTGTGCTCAACATCCCTAGCTACGCTGGCGGAACCAACTTCTGGGGAGGAACCAAAGAGGATGAT ACGTTTACAGCTCCGTCATTTGATGATAAGATCCTAGAAGTCGTGGCCGTGTTTGGCAGCATGCAGATGGCCGTGTCCCGCGTCATCAACCTGCAGCATCACCGCATCGCTCAG TGTCGAATGGTAAAGATCACCATACTGGGGGACGAGGGGGTCCCGGTGCAGGTGGATGGAGAGGCGTGGATCCAGCCACCCGGCTACATCCGTATTATGCACAAGAACCGCACTCAGACTCTGACCAGAGACAGG GCGTTCGAGAACACGCTCAAGTCCTGGGAAGACAAGCAGAAGTGCGAGTTCCCTCGGCCGTCTGCCCAGGCGCAGCTGCCACTGACACCCGAGATTGTGTCAGAGGAAGAGGCGGCTCAGATCAACCTGTTTGGCCAGGCAGCCGGCGCGCTCATACATAG CATCCGTGAAATAGCGCAGTCTCACCACACCATGGAACAGGAACTTGCCCACGCCGTCAACGCCAGCTCCAAAGCCATGGACGTGGTCTACGCCAACTCCAACAGCAGCGAG GGTCTTAACTGCACCGTTGTCGTTCAGATGGTCAGCAACGTCAAGGCGCTTCACAGCGAGACAAACCTGCTGCTTTCTGGAAAGATGTGCATG CAGCTGGATCCTCCTCAGAAGGAGCAGCTGACCACTGCCCTTGGCACGGTGGCACAGCAGCTGCGCCGGCTGGCAGACATCTCCTGGCTGTGCAACCTCATAGAGCCAGGAGACGACGAG GGCAACCTGACAGATTTTTCCAAGCGAAGTCGTAGTGCCAAATTTCGTCTTGTTCCCAAATTCAAGaaggacaaaaacaacaagaacaaggAGGCCTGTTCCACTCTCAACCTGCCAG TGCACCAGTGGGGCACGGAGGAGGTGGCCACCTGGCTCGAGCTCAACTGTCTCACTGAGTACAAGGAGATCTTTATCAGGCACGACGTGCGCGGCGCTGAGCTGCTGCACCTGGAGAGGAGGGACCTGAAG GACCTGGGGGTGACGAAGGTGGGACACATGAAGCGCATCCTGCAGGGTATCAGAGAACTGAATCGGAGCAGCACTGCCAGCGAGGCCTAG
- the dgkd gene encoding diacylglycerol kinase delta isoform X1 produces the protein MAVAVGAEAAARCLEESSDSEPEQEHGSPQKLIRKVSTSGQIRSKTILKEGKLMKQTNSFQRWKRRYFKLRGRTLYYAQTAKSIIFDEVDLTDASVAESSTKNVNNSFTIITPCRRLILCAENRKEMEDWMAALKSVQNRENFESTQYSMDHFSGMHNWYACSHARPTYCNVCREALSGVTSHGLSCEVCKFKAHKRCAVRATNNCKWTTLASIGKDIIEDEDGISMPHQWLEGNLPVSAKCTVCDKTCGSVLRLQDWRCLWCKAMVHTTCKEQLSSKCPLGQCKVSVIPPTALNSIDSDGFWKATCPPSCTSPLLVFVNSKSGDNQGVKFLRRFKQLLNPAQVFDLMNGGPHLGLRLFQKFDTFRILVCGGDGSVGWVLSEIDVLMLHKQCQLGVLPLGTGNDLARVLGWGSACDDDAQLPQILEKLERASTKMLDRWSIMVYETKFPRQHSTSTVTEDCSDDSEVQQILTYEDSVAAHLSKILTSDQHSVVISSAKVLCETVKDFVARVGKAYERNTESSEESEAMAKKCGVLKEKLDSLLKTLNEESQASTVMPPTIPEEVEGVLAPPPTAPSAPCSPRTAAAIFKPREQLMLRANSLKKAIRQIIEHTEKAVDEQNAQTQEVFTLGTGVEEEDEDDLSLQSSYSGNALCSSGRPRQTRRVSKTPCEKLISKGSLSIGSSASLPAQTGSRENMPMLNTKVLYPSLRAGMSGSLSSSSVISRLLVNADPFSVDPENVLDCYTEKCVMNNYFGIGLDAKISLDFNNKRDEHPEKCRSRTKNMMWYGVLGTKELLHRTYKNLEQRVLLECDGRPIPLPSLQGIAVLNIPSYAGGTNFWGGTKEDDTFTAPSFDDKILEVVAVFGSMQMAVSRVINLQHHRIAQCRMVKITILGDEGVPVQVDGEAWIQPPGYIRIMHKNRTQTLTRDRAFENTLKSWEDKQKCEFPRPSAQAQLPLTPEIVSEEEAAQINLFGQAAGALIHSIREIAQSHHTMEQELAHAVNASSKAMDVVYANSNSSEGLNCTVVVQMVSNVKALHSETNLLLSGKMCMQLDPPQKEQLTTALGTVAQQLRRLADISWLCNLIEPGDDEGNLTDFSKRSRSAKFRLVPKFKKDKNNKNKEACSTLNLPVHQWGTEEVATWLELNCLTEYKEIFIRHDVRGAELLHLERRDLKDLGVTKVGHMKRILQGIRELNRSSTASEA, from the exons ATCATCACACCGTGCCGGCGCCTTATTCTGTGTGCCGAGAACAGGAAAGAGATGGAGGACTGGATGGCAGCGCTGAAGAGTGTGCAGAACAGGGAGAACTTTGAG TCCACCCAGTACAGCATGGACCATTTCTCCGGGATGCACAACTGGTACGCCTGCTCGCACGCCAGGCCCACCTACTGCAACGTCTGTCGGGAGGCGCTGTCCGGGGTCACGTCCCACGGCCTCTCGTGTGAAG tGTGCAAGTTCAAGGCCCACAAGCGCTGTGCAGTGCGGGCCACCAATAACTGCAAGTGGACCACGCTGGCTTCGATTGGCAAGGACATCATCGAGGATGAGGACGGG ATTTCCATGCCGCACCAGTGGCTGGAGGGGAACCTGCCGGTCAGCGCCAAGTGCACAGTGTGTGACAAGACGTGCGGCAGTGTCCTGCGGCTACAGGACTGGCGCTGCCTGTGGTGTAAAGCCATG GTTCACACGACGTGTAAAGAGCAGCTGTCCTCTAAGTGTCCCCTTGGCCAGTGTAAAGTGTCCGTCATCCCACCCACCGCCCTGAACAGCATAGACTCAGACG GGTTCTGGAAGGCCACCTGTCCCCCCTCGTGCACAAGCCCCCTGCTGGTGTTTGTCAACTCCAAGAGCGGAGACAACCAGGGCGTGAAGTTCCTCCGACGTTTCAAGCAGCTTCTCAACCCGGCGCAGGTGTTCGACCTGATGAACGGTGGCCCACATCTCGG GCTTCGCCTTTTCCAGAAATTCGACACGTTTAGGATTCTGGTGTGCGGTGGGGATGGCAGCGTGGGATGGGTGCTGTCTGAGATCGACGTGCTCATGCTCCATAAACAG TGCCAGCTGGGCGTTCTGCCACTGGGCACAGGGAACGACCTGGCACGTGTGCTGGGATGGGGCTCAGCCTGCGACGATGACGCGCAGCTGCCGCAGATCCTGGAGAAGCTGGAACGGGCCAGCACCAAAATGCTGGACAG GTGGAGCATCATGGTTTACGAGACCAAATTTCCACGGCAGCATTCCACGTCCACGGTGACGGAGGACTGCAGCGACGACTCTGAG GTGCAGCAAATCTTGACCTATGAGGACTCAGTAGCGGCTCATCTGTCCAAGATTCTGACCTCGGATCAGCACTCGGTTGTCATCTCCTCCGCCAA AGTTCTGTGTGAAACGGTGAAGGACTTCGTAGCCAGAGTGGGGAAGGCGTACGAGAGGAACACAGAGAGTTCAGAGGAGTCAGAGGCCATGGCTAAAAAG tgtggAGTTCTGAAGGAAAAACTGGACTCCCTACTGAAGACGCTGAATGAGGAGTCACAGGCCTCCACAGTCATGCCTCCGACCATCCCTGAGGAGGTGGAGGGGGTGCTGGCGCCTCCTCCTACAGCACCCAGCGCCCCTTGCTCGCCCCGCACCGCTGCTGCCATCTTTAAACCCAGAGAGCAGCTCATGCTCCGAGCGAACAGCCTGAAGAAAGCAATCAGGCAGATTATAGAGCACACAGAGAAAG CGGTTGATGAGCAGAATGCCCAGACCCAGGAGGTCTTCACTTTGGGGActggagtggaggaggaggacgaggacgaccTGTCCCTGCAGTCGTCCTACAGCGGCAACGCATTGTGCAGCAGCGGCCGGCCCCGGCAGACGCGTCGAG TCTCTAAAACCCCCTGTGAGAAGCTCATCAGCAAGGGAAGCCTGTCAATAGGCAGTTCCGCATCGCTTCCTGCCCAGACAGGAAGTAGGGAGAACATGCCCATGCTTAACACCAAGGTTCTTTACCCAA GTCTTAGGGCAGGAATGTCCGGCTCCCTTTCCAGTAGCTCCGTCATCAGTAGGCTGCTGGTCAACGCCGACCCCTTCAGCGTTGATCCGGAGAATGTCCT CGACTGTTACACTGAGAAGTGCGTGATGAACAACTACTTTGGGATCGGACTGGATGCCAAAATCTCCCTGGACTTCAACAACAAGCGGGACGAGCACCCTGAAAAGTGCAG GAGTCGCACTAAGAACATGATGTGGTACGGAGTGCTGGGCACAAAGGAGTTGTTGCACCGCACATACAAGAACCTAGAACAGAGGGTGCTGCTGGAG tgTGATGGCCGGCCCATCCCTCTCCCGAGCCTCCAGGGCATCGCTGTGCTCAACATCCCTAGCTACGCTGGCGGAACCAACTTCTGGGGAGGAACCAAAGAGGATGAT ACGTTTACAGCTCCGTCATTTGATGATAAGATCCTAGAAGTCGTGGCCGTGTTTGGCAGCATGCAGATGGCCGTGTCCCGCGTCATCAACCTGCAGCATCACCGCATCGCTCAG TGTCGAATGGTAAAGATCACCATACTGGGGGACGAGGGGGTCCCGGTGCAGGTGGATGGAGAGGCGTGGATCCAGCCACCCGGCTACATCCGTATTATGCACAAGAACCGCACTCAGACTCTGACCAGAGACAGG GCGTTCGAGAACACGCTCAAGTCCTGGGAAGACAAGCAGAAGTGCGAGTTCCCTCGGCCGTCTGCCCAGGCGCAGCTGCCACTGACACCCGAGATTGTGTCAGAGGAAGAGGCGGCTCAGATCAACCTGTTTGGCCAGGCAGCCGGCGCGCTCATACATAG CATCCGTGAAATAGCGCAGTCTCACCACACCATGGAACAGGAACTTGCCCACGCCGTCAACGCCAGCTCCAAAGCCATGGACGTGGTCTACGCCAACTCCAACAGCAGCGAG GGTCTTAACTGCACCGTTGTCGTTCAGATGGTCAGCAACGTCAAGGCGCTTCACAGCGAGACAAACCTGCTGCTTTCTGGAAAGATGTGCATG CAGCTGGATCCTCCTCAGAAGGAGCAGCTGACCACTGCCCTTGGCACGGTGGCACAGCAGCTGCGCCGGCTGGCAGACATCTCCTGGCTGTGCAACCTCATAGAGCCAGGAGACGACGAG GGCAACCTGACAGATTTTTCCAAGCGAAGTCGTAGTGCCAAATTTCGTCTTGTTCCCAAATTCAAGaaggacaaaaacaacaagaacaaggAGGCCTGTTCCACTCTCAACCTGCCAG TGCACCAGTGGGGCACGGAGGAGGTGGCCACCTGGCTCGAGCTCAACTGTCTCACTGAGTACAAGGAGATCTTTATCAGGCACGACGTGCGCGGCGCTGAGCTGCTGCACCTGGAGAGGAGGGACCTGAAG GACCTGGGGGTGACGAAGGTGGGACACATGAAGCGCATCCTGCAGGGTATCAGAGAACTGAATCGGAGCAGCACTGCCAGCGAGGCCTAG